GCCGGGGTTCGCGCCGTCCGGCAAGACGATCTGCACGTGCCACCCATGGGTGTTGACGTCATAAATGGCCTTCCGGTCACTCTTGCTGAAATCACCGTCATATTCACACTTCATCGGTTACTCCCCCGAAGTGGCCCAAAATCGATCCCGAGCGTCCTGCCCCGAGCCAGATGTCTCGATCCGGGTTGGTCCACAAGCAGATCCCGAGACGTTGAAGCGGCTGGCGGCATCTGCATGCTCCAGGTTCTCCCGGCTACTGTCCTCGCAGTCATCCGCGGAGCCCTGGATGACCTCCTCGACGGTCGTCATGATCGGCGCCCCGCCATGGCCGGCGCCGAATTCCCAGAGCAGGTTCCCCTCGCAGGACCCTCGGCAGCGCAGCCGTCCGGCATGGATCCCCTGCAGGTGGTGCGTGGCGCAGAGCACCGCCAGGTTGTCGTCCTCGTTGCCGCCCCCCACTTCGGGTCGCCGCTGATGTCCCAGGTGTGCAGGAACGAGGCGATCATCCGGGCGACGCACTCCCAGTCTTCGAGAGGCGTACTCTCGACCGGTTCTGCCTCGATCCGCCCCGCTTCGACCAAGCGGCAGACGTTCAGGGCGTGCTGCCAGAGGGCGGCCACGTCGTCGGGGGCCCAGAAGCGGACACGCGACCGTGAGGACGCACACATTTGCACCCCGTCCCCGGTCGTTGGGCCCGCACACGTTTGCACCTCGCCTTCGCCAGCCGAGGGCGCACACCTTTGCACTCCGCCGTTGGCGCTGGACCACGGAGTCCTCCCGACCCTCCAGGGGGAATCGATCTGCACGTCTCCCGAAGTCGAGACCCCGTCCGGCTGCGTGAACCGCCCCGGCCGCCAAGCTGGATGATTCCAGTTGTCTGGCGGCTGGCCGGTCTCGAGCCGGAAGGCCACGACCGCCGTCTCCTCGCGCAGCCGCCGGAAGGTGACCGAGCGGGCCATCTGAATCCACGCCTGCTCCGACGACTCGTCCGCGACGCGGGTGACCGCCGCGACCTTCACCCACGAGACTTCGCCTTCCCTGTAGGCCTTGGCCAGGTTGGGCAACTCGACGAGGCGCCGGTCGAGTGCGATGAGCTGCCGTGCCCGGCGGATCCCCAAGCCGGCCCGTTCGCGGCAGTACCGTCCGAATGACAGAAATCCGAGGGCGCGGTGCAGATCCAGGGTGGAGAAGGTGGCCAGGAGCCGGCCCTGCTGCCAGGCGAGCCCCTGCCGGAGACGGACGAGCTCCCGGAGCTTGCGGTCCAGCTCGCGCGCGCCGTCGTCCGGGTCGTCCCGGACCGAATCGGGGAGGACCACGTCGAGACCATCGGCGGACGGCGCCCAGCCGCGCGGGCCGTGTTCTTCTTCGTAGCCGC
Above is a genomic segment from Candidatus Polarisedimenticolia bacterium containing:
- a CDS encoding DUF222 domain-containing protein — protein: MRLAHGQPTVPEPLLEPVWENDRRHVMKDLAAFLLDRHLRRLGAMRNPIELRLARLLARLQERSGYLELGFARLSDYVIERLGISVRRMQALVQLDGRIGNLPLTSAAFARGRVSSSQLRLLLRVTTPETEAAWLEKAARLNVRLLEREVAAASATPPAGGDPAQQAGLAAQSSDDPSQAAVGPRRSDTHVPDDEDEPGRPVSFECPDLVRAQWEWAVEICRRASGSTEPLWRCAEYIAADFLSGVPNLPARLAGAAGGQADGGRVDGAFGPAVPSSAECRGPAPAPDHDLGTDLFEEVLRGYEEEHGPRGWAPSADGLDVVLPDSVRDDPDDGARELDRKLRELVRLRQGLAWQQGRLLATFSTLDLHRALGFLSFGRYCRERAGLGIRRARQLIALDRRLVELPNLAKAYREGEVSWVKVAAVTRVADESSEQAWIQMARSVTFRRLREETAVVAFRLETGQPPDNWNHPAWRPGRFTQPDGVSTSGDVQIDSPWRVGRTPWSSANGGVQRCAPSAGEGEVQTCAGPTTGDGVQMCASSRSRVRFWAPDDVAALWQHALNVCRLVEAGRIEAEPVESTPLEDWECVARMIASFLHTWDISGDPKWGAATRTTTWRCSAPRTTCRGSMPDGCAAEGPARGTCSGNSAPAMAGRRS